Proteins found in one Fodinicurvata sp. EGI_FJ10296 genomic segment:
- a CDS encoding DUF1732 domain-containing protein encodes MTTPTTPPSTGASAGTVATPIVVSMTGFARVEGGNDRLAWIWEARSVNGRGLDIRTRYPQGLDAMDGIVRSAATPRFRRGTITVSLTLRRPEGATGYAVNEALLDQLVKSVLKRTPYDTVSVESLLSVRGVVEQADPSAAEMTGDDQAEIEADLGRMLETLAASRAGEGGRLGPVLGGQVSDLRAQTREAATTADMQPAHIQEKLNRALADLLGPAPGRDNAPTDGSGEGQGEGAAAPGVNPERLAQEVALLASKADVREELDRLNAHLDQAEELLASGQPVGRQLDFLCQELNREANTLCSKASTVALTRIGMAMKAGIEQFREQVQNVE; translated from the coding sequence TTGACCACACCCACAACGCCGCCGTCCACCGGTGCGTCTGCCGGAACCGTTGCAACCCCGATCGTCGTGAGCATGACGGGGTTTGCGCGTGTCGAGGGCGGAAACGATCGGCTGGCATGGATCTGGGAGGCCCGGAGTGTAAACGGGCGCGGCCTGGATATCCGCACCCGGTACCCGCAGGGGCTGGACGCCATGGACGGCATTGTCCGGTCAGCCGCCACCCCGCGGTTTCGACGGGGGACGATCACCGTTTCGCTGACGCTGCGCCGTCCCGAAGGGGCAACAGGATACGCCGTCAACGAGGCGTTGCTTGACCAATTGGTCAAGTCAGTCCTGAAGCGGACACCGTATGACACTGTCTCGGTCGAGTCGCTTCTTTCCGTTCGCGGGGTTGTGGAACAGGCCGATCCGTCTGCGGCTGAGATGACGGGAGACGATCAGGCGGAAATCGAAGCCGATCTCGGCCGAATGCTGGAAACGCTGGCCGCTTCCCGGGCCGGTGAGGGCGGGAGGCTCGGTCCGGTCCTTGGCGGACAGGTCAGCGACCTTCGGGCCCAGACCCGCGAAGCCGCGACCACAGCCGATATGCAACCCGCCCATATTCAGGAAAAGCTCAACCGGGCACTCGCAGATCTTCTGGGGCCGGCACCCGGGCGCGACAACGCCCCCACGGACGGATCAGGCGAAGGGCAAGGCGAGGGTGCTGCGGCGCCCGGTGTCAACCCGGAACGGCTGGCGCAGGAAGTGGCATTGCTCGCTTCCAAGGCGGATGTCCGCGAAGAACTGGATCGCCTCAATGCCCATCTGGATCAGGCGGAGGAGCTTCTGGCGTCCGGTCAGCCGGTTGGCCGTCAACTGGATTTCCTGTGTCAGGAATTGAACAGGGAAGCCAATACCCTCTGCTCCAAAGCCTCAACGGTTGCGCTGACCCGGATCGGTATGGCGATGAAGGCGGGCATCGAGCAATTCCGCGAACAGGTGCAAAACGTCGAATGA
- a CDS encoding SDR family NAD(P)-dependent oxidoreductase, translating to MLTAPTRDFLKDPATVLITGASSGIGAALARSYARPGRRLILIGRDQARLDAVADKVRDAGADVHSATIDVTDTNFVTDWLERVDHDTPIDLAIANAGISGGGEGGSESREQIDRIFAVNVTGMLNTVLPLLPRMRARSRGQVALMGSLAGLRGFPGAPAYCASKAAVLSYGDSLRVALKGSGVSVSVILPGFVESAMTARNPYRMPFKMTADEAAEIIRRKLAKGRGRIAFPLAMAVAARAGQILPWPIVDLLLSRAPSKPPMDEA from the coding sequence ATGCTGACCGCCCCGACCAGAGACTTTCTCAAGGATCCCGCAACCGTGCTGATCACCGGGGCGTCAAGCGGCATCGGTGCGGCATTGGCGCGTTCATATGCTCGACCCGGGCGCCGCCTGATTCTCATCGGACGGGATCAGGCACGTCTCGACGCGGTCGCCGACAAGGTTCGCGACGCCGGCGCCGACGTTCACAGCGCCACTATCGACGTCACCGACACCAACTTTGTGACGGATTGGCTGGAACGGGTGGATCACGACACGCCAATCGATCTTGCCATCGCCAATGCCGGAATTTCAGGCGGCGGCGAAGGCGGATCGGAATCTCGTGAACAGATCGACCGGATCTTCGCCGTCAATGTAACCGGCATGCTCAATACGGTTCTGCCACTCTTGCCCCGAATGCGCGCCCGAAGCCGCGGCCAGGTAGCGCTGATGGGATCACTGGCGGGATTGCGTGGATTTCCCGGTGCGCCGGCCTATTGCGCATCGAAGGCGGCGGTGCTCAGCTATGGCGACAGTCTGCGCGTGGCTTTGAAGGGATCGGGGGTGTCGGTTTCGGTCATCCTGCCCGGTTTCGTCGAATCGGCGATGACGGCGCGCAACCCCTATCGGATGCCATTCAAGATGACCGCCGATGAGGCCGCCGAAATTATCCGGCGCAAACTCGCCAAAGGCCGGGGCCGGATCGCTTTTCCCCTTGCCATGGCCGTGGCCGCGCGGGCCGGGCAGATTCTCCCCTGGCCGATCGTCGACCTGCTGCTCAGTCGGGCGCCCTCGAAACCACCAATGGACGAAGCCTGA
- the mltG gene encoding endolytic transglycosylase MltG, with the protein MTNFLKGMAGLFAGLTLLVLVAAGGAGFVLWQAWQPAPVEDEVVVVVPRGIGVGAIGEILAAEDLVPSRWHLMVWSLLLPDDRSLKAGEYAFPPGATGGEIIGILRAGRTIQHTLTIPEGRTSFEIVELLRADDRLTGEIEAIPPEGALLPETYAFTRGDGRQSLVDRMESEMSAAVERLWTQRDESIPLETPQDAVILASIIEKETGVAGERDLVSSVFINRLRQDMPLQSDPTVIYALTEGREALGRTLFRSDWDVDHPYNTYRNDGLPPGPIANPGVESLRAAMNPAESNYLYFVADGTGGHAFAQTLAEHNRNVAAWRRVRDRSDPPDSPDLEDG; encoded by the coding sequence ATGACGAACTTCCTCAAAGGTATGGCGGGTCTGTTTGCCGGCCTGACGCTGCTTGTCCTTGTCGCGGCCGGCGGGGCAGGTTTCGTCCTGTGGCAGGCATGGCAGCCGGCGCCGGTCGAGGACGAGGTCGTCGTTGTCGTGCCGCGCGGCATCGGTGTCGGTGCCATTGGCGAAATCCTGGCGGCGGAAGATCTCGTACCGTCCCGCTGGCACTTGATGGTATGGAGCCTTCTGCTGCCGGACGATCGCTCGCTGAAAGCTGGCGAGTATGCTTTTCCGCCCGGCGCCACCGGCGGAGAGATCATCGGGATTCTTCGCGCGGGCCGAACGATCCAGCACACACTCACGATCCCCGAAGGACGGACCAGTTTCGAAATCGTCGAGTTGTTGCGCGCCGACGACCGGCTGACGGGAGAGATCGAGGCGATACCCCCTGAGGGTGCCCTGCTGCCGGAGACTTACGCCTTTACACGCGGAGACGGCCGGCAATCGCTGGTCGACCGGATGGAATCGGAGATGTCGGCGGCAGTCGAGCGCCTGTGGACCCAACGGGACGAGAGCATACCGCTGGAGACGCCGCAGGACGCCGTTATCCTTGCCTCCATCATCGAAAAGGAGACGGGCGTGGCGGGCGAGCGCGACCTCGTTTCTTCCGTGTTCATCAATCGCCTCCGGCAAGATATGCCGCTGCAATCGGATCCGACGGTCATCTACGCGCTGACCGAAGGGCGCGAAGCGCTCGGGCGCACACTTTTCCGCAGCGATTGGGACGTAGACCATCCCTACAACACCTATCGCAACGACGGATTGCCTCCAGGTCCGATCGCCAACCCGGGCGTGGAAAGTCTGCGCGCCGCCATGAATCCGGCCGAGAGCAATTATCTCTATTTCGTCGCCGATGGAACCGGCGGTCATGCCTTTGCGCAAACGCTGGCCGAGCACAATCGAAATGTCGCGGCATGGCGGCGTGTTCGCGACAGGTCCGACCCGCCAGATTCCCCTGATCTTGAAGACGGCTGA
- the fabF gene encoding beta-ketoacyl-ACP synthase II, whose product MRRVVVTGLGMVSPLGNGVASTWENLLQCRSGISRIDTFETSDLPSKIAGNIKWGDGTGGTFCPDPVVEPKDQRKNDRFIIYGMVAADEAVRSSGWQPEGDEARNRTGVMIGSGIGGLQTIADGAITLKEKGPRRISPFFIPSALINLVSGQVSIRYGFRGPNHAVVTACSTGAHAIGDAARLIMLDDADVMIAGGAEAAITRLGIAGFSAARALSTKYNDTPEVASRPYDVGRDGFVMGEGAGVLVLEELEHAQKRGATIYGEVIGYGMSGDAYHITAPAEDGNGGYRSMSAALKRAGIAPEQVDYINAHGTSTPLGDEIELGAVRRLFAGHEDKICMSSTKSAIGHLLGAAGAVEAIFSLLAIRDGVVPPTLNLNSPSEACQGVDLVPNAVKEKPVKVALSNSFGFGGTNASLVFRGL is encoded by the coding sequence ATGCGGCGCGTCGTGGTAACCGGCCTCGGGATGGTGTCGCCACTCGGAAACGGTGTGGCATCCACCTGGGAAAACCTGCTGCAATGCAGATCGGGAATTTCTCGGATCGATACGTTCGAGACGTCCGATCTGCCGAGCAAGATTGCAGGCAACATCAAGTGGGGTGACGGAACCGGCGGTACCTTCTGTCCCGATCCGGTTGTGGAACCCAAGGACCAGCGGAAGAACGATCGCTTCATCATCTATGGCATGGTTGCTGCCGATGAAGCGGTTCGGTCCTCGGGCTGGCAACCGGAGGGCGACGAGGCACGCAATCGCACCGGTGTGATGATCGGTTCGGGAATCGGCGGGCTTCAGACCATCGCCGACGGGGCGATTACCTTGAAGGAAAAAGGGCCGAGGCGAATTTCGCCCTTCTTCATCCCGTCAGCCCTGATCAATCTCGTTTCGGGGCAGGTCTCGATACGATATGGCTTCCGAGGACCGAATCATGCGGTCGTAACCGCCTGTTCCACCGGCGCCCACGCGATCGGCGATGCGGCAAGACTGATCATGTTGGATGACGCGGATGTGATGATCGCCGGCGGTGCCGAGGCAGCGATCACGCGTCTTGGAATAGCCGGCTTTTCTGCCGCCCGCGCCTTGTCCACGAAGTACAACGACACGCCGGAAGTTGCGTCACGGCCTTATGACGTCGGCCGCGACGGGTTCGTCATGGGCGAAGGAGCCGGCGTTCTCGTCCTGGAAGAACTCGAACACGCCCAAAAGCGTGGCGCGACGATCTACGGCGAAGTCATCGGCTATGGCATGTCCGGGGATGCCTATCATATCACCGCTCCGGCCGAAGACGGCAACGGCGGGTATCGATCGATGTCGGCGGCGCTGAAGCGGGCCGGAATCGCACCGGAGCAGGTCGACTATATCAATGCGCATGGAACATCGACGCCGCTTGGCGACGAAATCGAGTTGGGCGCCGTAAGGCGATTGTTTGCTGGTCACGAAGACAAGATCTGCATGTCTTCAACCAAATCGGCCATCGGCCACCTGCTGGGTGCGGCCGGGGCGGTAGAGGCGATCTTCAGTCTCTTGGCCATACGCGACGGTGTCGTGCCGCCAACTCTGAATCTCAACTCGCCTTCCGAAGCTTGCCAGGGCGTGGATCTGGTGCCGAATGCCGTCAAGGAGAAGCCGGTCAAGGTGGCGCTGTCGAACAGCTTTGGCTTCGGCGGCACCAATGCCAGCCTCGTTTTTCGCGGTCTGTGA
- a CDS encoding acyl carrier protein codes for MSDVAERVKKIVVEHLGVEEGKVVETASFIDDLGADSLDTVELVMAFEEEFSVEIPDDAAEKILTVQDAIDFIKQNSAS; via the coding sequence ATGAGTGATGTCGCTGAGCGCGTTAAGAAGATTGTTGTCGAACACCTCGGTGTTGAGGAAGGGAAGGTCGTCGAGACCGCCAGCTTTATTGACGATCTGGGGGCTGACAGCCTCGACACCGTCGAGCTGGTGATGGCATTCGAAGAGGAATTCAGCGTCGAAATCCCTGACGATGCGGCCGAAAAAATCCTGACCGTTCAGGATGCGATCGACTTCATCAAGCAGAACTCGGCCAGCTGA
- the fabG gene encoding 3-oxoacyl-[acyl-carrier-protein] reductase: MDDLTGKVALVTGASGGIGSAIARLLHSRGASVALAGTREDRLAAVAADLGNERTAPAIGDLSTADGATAVAKAAEEAFGPIDILVNNAGRTRDNLAMRLKDDDFLDILNVNLMSAFRLSRHVMRSMMKRRWGRIVNISSVVAFHGNPGQANYSASKAGLVGMSRSLAAELAVRGITVNCVAPGFIKSDMTDSLTDEQREKILGTIPAGRLGEPDEVAEAVAFLCRSGAGYMTGQTLHVNGGMIMP, translated from the coding sequence ATGGATGATCTCACCGGCAAGGTTGCTCTTGTTACCGGCGCATCCGGCGGCATCGGTAGCGCCATTGCCCGATTGCTGCACAGTCGCGGCGCATCCGTCGCACTCGCCGGAACGCGCGAAGACCGGCTGGCGGCAGTCGCAGCGGATCTCGGGAACGAGCGGACGGCGCCCGCGATCGGCGATCTCTCGACAGCCGACGGTGCAACAGCAGTCGCCAAAGCGGCCGAGGAAGCATTCGGCCCGATCGATATTCTGGTCAACAATGCCGGACGCACGCGGGACAATCTTGCGATGCGCCTGAAGGACGACGATTTTCTCGACATTCTCAACGTCAATCTGATGAGCGCGTTCAGGCTGTCGCGTCATGTGATGCGGTCGATGATGAAGCGCCGCTGGGGGCGCATCGTCAACATCTCCTCGGTCGTCGCATTTCATGGCAATCCGGGTCAGGCAAATTATTCGGCGTCGAAGGCCGGTCTGGTCGGTATGAGCCGCTCACTTGCAGCGGAGTTGGCTGTCCGCGGGATCACCGTGAACTGTGTCGCGCCGGGCTTCATAAAGAGCGACATGACCGATTCCCTTACCGACGAGCAGCGTGAGAAGATCCTCGGAACCATTCCGGCGGGACGATTGGGCGAGCCGGACGAAGTTGCCGAGGCCGTTGCCTTTCTGTGCCGGAGTGGGGCCGGATATATGACCGGTCAGACCTTGCATGTGAACGGTGGCATGATAATGCCCTGA
- the fabD gene encoding ACP S-malonyltransferase has protein sequence MKRAFVFPGQGSQTVGMGKALAAADPVARAIFEEVDDALGEKLSSLMFDGDPETLNLTRNAQPALMAVSVAATRVLLEKLQRPAHQAASFVAGHSLGEYSAFVAAGCLSVGDAARLLRLRGDAMQRAVPVGEGAMAAVLGLDMEAVEAIAAEAGKAGAGHAEAGQADDLVCQVANDNAPGQIVVSGHKGAIERAIDLAAARGAKRSMLLPVSAPFHCSLMAPAARVMADALAQIDLGAPLVPVVPNMTATAVTDPPELRRLLVEQITGRVRWRESVIHMRSAGVDQFVELGAGKVLSGLSRRIDKGASALSLGTLEDIEAFVATTV, from the coding sequence ATGAAGCGAGCGTTCGTATTCCCCGGGCAAGGCAGCCAGACTGTCGGTATGGGCAAGGCGCTGGCGGCGGCTGACCCCGTGGCGCGCGCGATCTTCGAGGAGGTCGACGACGCCCTGGGCGAGAAGCTGTCTAGCCTGATGTTCGACGGTGATCCGGAAACGCTGAACCTGACGCGCAATGCGCAGCCGGCGCTGATGGCCGTGTCGGTGGCGGCAACGCGGGTCCTGCTGGAAAAGCTTCAGCGCCCGGCGCATCAGGCGGCATCTTTCGTTGCCGGACACAGTCTCGGCGAATACTCAGCCTTCGTGGCGGCCGGATGTCTGAGCGTAGGCGATGCGGCGCGCCTGCTGAGGCTCAGGGGCGACGCGATGCAGCGGGCGGTTCCGGTGGGCGAAGGAGCGATGGCCGCTGTTCTGGGTCTTGATATGGAGGCCGTCGAAGCGATTGCCGCCGAGGCCGGGAAAGCTGGGGCCGGGCACGCTGAGGCGGGGCAGGCGGACGACCTCGTATGTCAGGTTGCCAACGACAATGCGCCGGGGCAGATCGTCGTCAGCGGCCACAAGGGGGCAATCGAGCGCGCCATCGACCTGGCGGCGGCGCGCGGCGCCAAACGCTCGATGCTGCTGCCGGTCAGTGCGCCGTTCCATTGCAGTCTGATGGCGCCGGCCGCCCGCGTGATGGCCGACGCTCTGGCACAGATCGATCTCGGGGCGCCACTCGTGCCGGTTGTCCCGAACATGACGGCTACGGCCGTGACCGACCCTCCCGAACTTCGCCGGCTTCTGGTAGAGCAGATTACTGGTCGGGTGAGGTGGCGCGAGAGCGTCATTCATATGCGCAGTGCCGGGGTCGATCAGTTTGTCGAACTCGGGGCCGGAAAAGTGCTGTCCGGTCTGAGCCGACGTATTGACAAAGGGGCGTCCGCTCTTTCTCTTGGCACGCTTGAGGATATCGAAGCCTTCGTCGCGACGACGGTATAG